The genomic stretch TGGTTTTAAATTTGCCACACTGTCCTAATCTGGAGCCAGCATGCTGGGCTCTCTATCTCCAGTTCATGACACCACAGCCAAATCAGTGTCCTTCTATTGAGGGCATTGAACTACATTATAGCGATTTGTAATAGTTTCGCTTAATAATGCCACGTGTAAACTAAACTTCACATGCTAATTTCTATTGGCTTCAATGACAGCCTCGCTGCTGAAGCCTCTTGGAATCCTTGACTACTGcttattcatatattttgttgTAGCAGTTTTTTCTAGTGGCTCAGTCCTATGCTTTTAAAGTTGAGTGAACAGTTCTCAAAGTCACTTAATTCTCTTCCTAATTCTGGGTAACAGATCAATATGAAATTGTGCAAGTGAGAGTTGAGCCAAACCAAACTGTCATCCCAGGCTGGCTAAACCCAGactacatttaaacatgcatttattatttttcttgatATTGAAGGTTGAACTGgtttcatttatttctgttaCATTCTGGACTGGCTGAAACCACACTATTTCAACTCATGCATAAATATTTACACTATAAAatgactacaataaaaaaaaaaaactattataaaacGTATTGCAAAACTTAAAACAGCCAGTATCTCAGAAACACATCACAACAAGTAAAATTCTTAACCATGAAGAAACACTATGATGATTTCATTATAATACTGGCTCTTATTACACCACAGcctgcaaataaaatacaaaaaaaaaaaaaaacacacacacactacactcaTTTgggttaaatatgtttatttacaaaaataagggCTTTTAACAGTCACATGGTTTCTGTATGCATGAacattttaccaaaataaaatattgcacttaacaatgaaaacagcttTTTCAAAAGCCCcaccaaaatataaataaactccCAAGTGAGGGTTTTGCACCCCACAGGTTTCCTGCAAGTTAACATGTGCGACTCGTGGCAAACGGAGATCGCAAAAGGAAGGtcactaaataaaaatgaacattacttggtgtattaactttttttctctACATTGCCCTCTTGGAAAGCAGTAGGGGGAGAAATTAGTAAAAAGGTAAAagccaaaaagaaagtaaaaaagaatccctttatttatttattttaaaccattctGCTTTCTTATGACTATTCTTTCTGAACCAAAAGTGTgttcaagtaaaaaataaaataaatcttgatTGCCATTGGCAGAgaccaagaaaataaaaatctcacCTATATTGCATACAAACAGCATTAGTACATTATACCAGCATACAGACAGTATCATAAATCATACTTTTCTGGGCAACCAAGCAGTTGGCATTAAATAAGTTGATTTGAGTATTCCAATAGTTACTAGATTTCCATGCGGCATtaaacatttgcagttatatcAATTAATCACCCACACACCATGATTACCTACAGGTTTATAACCAAAAGACATGAGGCATGTTGTTTTTATAATAGATGTGGTCTGGTTATTCTACATTATTACATGAGCGACATATGTTTACACCACCTGAAATGTAAATGCTACTCCAGTCAGCAAATACACAAGATCCTATACACATAGACCTCTCTCATTGCTTATAAGGGCATGTGCTTTATAAACTGCCAGTGGTTGTTTATCAGaaccaaattattttattgtggAAGTTTGTTCAGAATGTAAAGCAGATTAGCAGAAGTGACCGTGAATGGGGGTAGATCGGGCGGACCACCCATTCCGTACACATCCAAGATAATGTTTCCTGTGGACTTCAGGTATTTGGCAAATGTAGCAACCCTCCTTCCGATCCCGAGCCCAGGGGTCTTTTTTTAGTACTcttctccttcctcctcttcctcaaaGGAGTCAATGCCAACCTCTTCGTAGTCCTTCTCCAGGGCAGCCATGTCCTCTCTGGCCTCAGAGAACTCGCCTTCCTCCATACCCTCCCCCACGTACCAGTGGACGAAGGCACGCTTAGCATACATCAGGTCAAACTTGTGGTCCAGGCGGGCCCAGGCCTCAGCGATGGCAGTGGTGTTGCTCAGCATGCACACAGCCCTCTGAACCTTGGCCAGGTCACCCCCGGGCACCACAGTGGGAGGCTGGTAGTTGATGCCCACCTTGAAGCCAGTGGGGCACCAGTCCACAAACTGGATGCTTCTCTTGGTCTTGATGGCAGCAATAGCTACATTGACATCTTTGGGCACCACGTCTCCACGATACAGCAGGCAGCAGGCCATGTACTTGCCATGACGGGGGTCACATTTCACCATCTGGTTGGCCGGCTCAAAACAGGCATTGGTGATCTCGGCAACCGACAGCTGCTCATGGTAGGCCTTCTCAGCAGAGATAACTGGGGCGTAGGTGGCTAGGGGGAAGTGGATACGGGGGTAGGGCACCAAGTTGGTCTGGAACTCTGTCAGGTCAACATTCAGGGCACCATCAAAACGCAGGGAGGCAGTGATGGAGGAGACAATCTGACTGATGAGACGGTTCAGGTTGGTGTAGGATGGGCGCTCGATGTCAAGGTTCCTGCGGCAGATATCATAGATGGCCTCGTTGTCTACCATGAAGGCACAGTCTGAGTGCTCCAGGGTGGTGTGGGTGGTCAGGATGGAGTTGTAGGGCTCAACAACAGCTGTAGAGATCTGGGGAGCTGGGTAGACAGCAAACTCCAGCTTTGACTTCTTACCAAAGTCAACAGAGAGGCGTTCCATCAGCAGGGAGGTGAAACCAGAACCAGTGCCACCACCGAAACTGTGGAAAACCAGGAAACCCTGCAGACCTGTGCACTGATCAGCCTATATGGgagggaaaaaataaattcagcatGTACTCCTTACATAACCTTGCACAGAAAGTTATTACATCAATGGCATCTGAAGCATGAGTCCTTGCCATAGTAGACTAACCCACTATGGTAGCCTTCTTAGGTCACAGGGCAAAGTGAAGGATGCCATTACATTAGATTTGCACAATAAGTTAAGTTACAACTAAATTCAGTAGTGGTGACATTACTGAATTATGCTTTAGGCtaggacacgaaaggagatagagataCTGACCAGTTTACGGATCCTGTCCAAAACTGAGTCGATGATCTCCTTTCCGATGGTGTAGTGCCCACGGGCGTAGTTGTTAGCAGCGTCCTCCTTGCCAGTGATGAGCTGCTCAGGGTGGAACAGCTGACGGTAAGTTCCAGTGCGAACCTCATCTGAAAATGTAACAGTTTTATCACTTTGCCCTCTACAAGCAAGTATGCTGATAAAAGATACACGCAGCCATAACTTGATACAAATTACTGCAATCAAAAGATCCCCATGTCTTATGGACAATGAAGGTGTTTCTCCATATAGACTCAGGTTCTGGGTATGTAGGTGTGACTTGTGTACGTAAATACAGAGACAGAggcacctccatatatccccatatTCTGCTACTCACAATAACTTGTGCTACCTTGTGCCATGCAGTTAATAATAACAGGACTACTTTTCATGGTTCATTCACCTTTGGTCATTCCAGTGGCTACATTTAGAACTATGTTCtcaacagcattttatttaaaaggccACAAACCTGCATTGTGTAGTCTTGCCAACAAAAATCAAACTTATCATATACTTTCCATTTCCAACCATCTACTATGGAACAAGGTACAGTCTTTACCTATCACAGTGGGCTCCAGGTCCACAAAGATTGCCCTAGGCACATGTTTCCCAGCTCCAGTGTTACTGAAGAAGGTGGTAAAGGAATCATCAGTTGATCCAACAGCGTTTTCACCATTCATCTGCCCATCAGGCTGGATCCCGTGCTCCAGGCAGTAGAGCTCCCAGCACGCATTGCCCATCTGGACTCCAGCTTGGCCAACATGGATAGAGATACACTCACGCTGAGGAGaaagagaggaagaaactgcCCAATTAGTATTTTCATGAGGGGGATGGCAGACCATCCATTCTATCAatgggatatttttcaactttagtACAGTGttgcatataatggctttgataacatCTTGTAATTGAATGAATATTCTAATACTTGTCTGAATGTTGAACAGGTATCCAAACAATGTTTTATGAAAGCGAGGTCCTGAACTGTTTTCCTTACTAACACTATGTAGTTACCGTAAATGTTTCCCCATTCAACAAAAGCTCACTGTATTGAGATAATTGGTCTTCTCTGAATGACAGCTCAGTCTTTGTCCACAAAATGGCAAATGAGGCTAGGAAATTGAAAGCGGCCTCAGAATCCACAAACAGGCATCTAGAAGATGCTACAGCGCCGTTAGAACAGAAAGGGCAGAGTTTGAGTGAAATTCCAACAAGTAAAGCTATCTACTGTACAACTGCTCGGTCACCATATGTttaattcacaataaaaaataaataaaatcagggAAACTCCAACTGACAAGCATTTAAAGAAGCAATTTTGCTTCTTGATGATTTCTTGAAAATCAAGCCAGCATCTTCTGTGTGTAAACCTCAGATATGTTACAAATCAGTATAACTTCAGACCTTAACACAAGGAGCTACTTGAATTAAAGACAGAGTCTGTATTTAATCTGCAGGGATGTTATTTGTATTGAGAGTTTTAAGCTATATATGAAAATGGTAAGCTTAAAGTTTGGCTCCCTGTGACACCAGACAGCCGCAAACTGCTTCTGTGtgcgtaactgaggttgtatctttgtaaatgcatatttgacGTTTAaatttttcctcaaattgagagtGGGAAATTTGTCCCGAGTCTTAAATCCAAAGAAATatggtaatcaaagaaactacaaaattatatcacaagtctaccggaagctataatagtagtacagtatttcatgttcgattttgaaatgtcacatttttttatttctgttttcattaagtatgtatgtaattcaatatgttaacataacattattcaggaggtttcatttgactttatgatgcaaaattagtTAGTTCTATACAGTGATGTAGCAGCTCCTGTTTGCAGCAGCAGTGTGTGCTGATCATAGACACCTATTCCTCTGGGGAGCAGCTCCTGTTTGCAGCAGCAGTGTGTGCTGATCATAGACACCTATTCCTCTGGGGAGCAGCTCCTGTTTGCAGCAGCAGTGTGTGCTGATCATAGACACCTATTCCTCTGGGGAGCAGCTCCTGTTTGCAGCAGCAGTGTGTGCTGATCATAGACACCTATTCCTCTGGGGAGCAGCTCCTGTTTGCAGCAGCAGTGTGTGCTGATCATAGACACCTATTCCTCTGGGGAGCTGCTCCTGTTTGCAGCAGCAGTGTGTGCTGATCATAGACACCTATTCCTCTGGGGAGCTGCTCCTGTTTGCAGCAGCAGTGTGTGCTGATCATAGACACCTATTCCTCTGGGGAGCTGCTCCTGTTTGCAGCAGCAGTGTGTGCTGATCATAGACACCTATTCCTCTGGGGAGCTGCTCCTGTTTGCAGCAGCAGTGTGTGCTGATCATAGACACCTATTCCTCTGGGGAGCTGCTCCTGTTTGCAGCAGCAGTGTGTGCTGATCAGATTCGACACTTATTCCTCCCTAAGCCTGCTGCACCAgagttctatttttaaaaaaatacccccAGCCTCAGCTAGAGTTCCGAACCATGGCAAACACACATCCCATAGCTCCATGAGCTTGCCTAGTTTGGGCAGAGACTTTTGGTCATGTCCTATTCTATTTTTGGGGGGCTGCATAGGTTGGGCGCGTGTCATTTCATGCCCCGGCTTGTGTTAAATAGAAATGGTCTTTCCAAATCACAAGGAAATTGAAAGTCTATAATGAGTCGACTGCATGTGTGCATCCTGTGCAGTTCAATTTCACTTCTTATTTTAGGAGTGAAAGGGGGGTGGACTTGGCACTTGAAGGATCATGCATATACTTGAGCAGCCACTTTCAAACacttacacacacgcacacagactgTCCCTACTTCTAACACACGTTATGAAAACACACCCCCATCTCCATCTCCCAAGTCTTTGAATCCTGTTTAatcacattcattaaaaaaaaaaaaaaaaaaaaaaaacacaacactgtgcCAGGGTAATAGAAAACCTGCACCTAcaccattatatataaaaaacagaagaatTATGTACCAAAAATCTTGCAACCAGCAGCCTTCAGTGCTACTTCGTTAATTTCTACCAATGTATCTATCAATAGGGCACATCACCATTTAAAAAGCCCCATCAAATTATTCAGAGTTAAATATTGAAAGTTACAGCCTATCTGATGGCTGAGCAAGAGTTCATTTATCATAGATCACAAGGTCACGTTGCAGTTTCAGTAATTCAGGTTCAAAACTGCATTTCAGGtaactaaaataaagaaaacctcGTTCAACAAGATGAGTAATTGTGGCTTTGAAAGTCACCCGCGAAGTGATGACAGATCTGACACACCAGGTGCAAAATGGGGACTTTGGACTGCAAGCCCTGTGAAACTAGTATCACAGctctataaataaatacttagcTTACATGCTGAAAGTGAATATGCCATGCTGGTTGCATTATAAAAGGTTGTGTTATTTCTGTTAAAAGTTAAACAGTCAAAACAAACACTCGGCTCAAACACAGGGCAATTCATAACACCGGGAAATAGAAGAGAGAAGCTGCCTTCGTGTGGGAACTGTGCTGAAGGCACTTTGTCAGAATTTAGCTGGACATGCCATTTGGCAGGTCCGCTTGTTTATACAAGCCTCAGTGTGTGGAACAAATAGGCCAATTTCACACATGTCCATTCAACACCTCTGTCAGCTGTTTTCTTTAATGATGCAATTATTTCTCACTGGTTCCAACTGCTTCACAACCAGGACAGTGAGCTACCAAGTCCAGTCTTATGTAAATAATGTTTCAAAGGTCGTACAACTAGGCATTATCACTACCACAACTCCAGTAATAAACATTTTATCTGTTGTCACAAACTTTACCTTTTACTTATCGAGATGCTAGCCGACTTTGCTTAGCGCTTAACTTTTTATGGATTTCCCTCCATTTTCTGATGGATTGTATTTGTCCAATCAGATGTAAAGCACCTGAGGGAGGGTGGAGCTGTGCAAGGTGAATCAATAACCAAGCCCTACTCTGACTGACCTGCCACAAATTGCATTCACCCTCTTCATGTGTGGAACATTGTTTTTGCTTGCAAAAGTTTGTAGTAAAATATTCTCACTAGGTATTCCTTCATTTCAATAAGTGTGGCAACATAAGTAAATATTGCATTGGaattcaattattaaaattactatatattttaacTATAAAATCCTCATGAATAAAATGATACATTCTTGAACTTAAGACATTTTATTTAGTCTGAGAGCATAGCTTGAAAACAACAGAACTACAGTCTTTTGGCACTGCTCAGCAAAGCAGTCTGTTCAGCAGCGCACCCTGTGGTCATTTCAGATACTACAAGCGCAATGACTGATCTGTTTTCAGTTCAAAATGGACACTTTATAGCAAAGCGTCACTGTTAACAAATCGGAGTTTAAATTAAGAAACTACTACTGCCTTCATAATGTGACAAGCATTCGGCTACGAAGCTTCAATTTCAACATTACACAATCATAGACTGCTTCgcaatgcaaaacaaattaaaagtttttaattacatttacttTCTTTCAAAATAACACGGTTCACCTAAACGATTGTAAAATATAGCTATTGATTCGAAGAAAAAGATAGCAGTTAATCCAATTAATTTAACAGAGTTGGGTCAacatctattttcttttttgtgactCGTGGCActgcgctttaaaaaaaaaaaaaaaaagtgtcttttcaCTGACATCAAACAAGGTATCCCAATATAGCTGGAAAATGAAGTCTGAACTAAAGCAAAGTAACAAATAACGAtagtttttaaatcagaaaataaaacacacgttTATCTCTTAAAACGAGATATTATGCATTACCATAAACACATCTTTCATCAGtaacttaaactaaataaatacaattctgtaaaatgtaaaactcaCCATATTGTTGCTGCGGTATTCTGGGATTTATAAAAGGAATTAATAATACAGTACGTAACTCAAGATTACGACGATCTCTTCTCACTACAAACCGGCAAAGTGGTCTCTGTGAGTGACTCGTACAAATTAGTCCGCTGCAAGGTTATATATCCCGGGCTGCAAATAGAGGAGGGATCTCTGCCAGAAAAGGTTGCACCCGGCCACTCCCACAACTAGCTacgcagtttaaaaaatatccgGCTTCATACGACGCGATTCTTTCTGGCAAAGTTTTGAAATGTGAGGTACTTGTATTATTATAGGCGACACCAACCCGTGCTATTTTATTTGGTGATTTGTGGCTCAGGGTGTATAGTACTGCATTTTGTGTGAGGGATATAATTTTGATATACATGTACAGCATGTTGCGCATCACAACTCGTCATAAAGGAGTGGCAGCCATAGCCTTTGcaggtgttttatgttttaaaatgcgtTGAATAAACAGAGGAAGCTTTTACAGGAAAGTGTAGGGAAACAGCAAACGCATGACACCGCAGTTCACGTGGTAAGTTGCAGGGAAGTGCAAAGTCCTGtacagattataaaaataaaaaacacaagaaaagtaTGATGGACTGACTACACAATGACCATTGATCATGAGAATATTATATTGATGACGttttggttaggggcggattctccttccagaaaagcaaccaagtttacaatttgtGTGGTTACCACATCAGCTGggggaaaaactacaaaaaataaacacgacCCTTTCAAGCACAAAGCATAACCATGCCATCTCAGAAGAGTGCAGAAGAAGAAATTGTAGAAGGCCTtgcacaatttacaaaaaaagtgcaaaactTGATAACTTTTTCAGGTTAGtagtttataaatgttatttgggtaatgttatttaaagttatctcaataaaattaaaaaaaaaaaaaaactgccatgtACCTCACATACAAGAAATGAGGCATCTAGACACTGATACACAAGGACACTTTTAACTTCAAGCTGCAGTCAAACGCATCATTTTCGATTTTTCACTAAAATGTGATTCTTTGTTGCGTGCTTATGGAATGATTTCACCATTCTCCTACTTAATCGGAAGACAGCCTCTCAGAAAATTGGGAAGTAAACAGCAATTGTATTGGTTACTGCACAGGTCTAGAAATGTACATAACAAAAGATTCAAAATGTGATCTCATGAAAGAAACGTGGAACACAGGTAGGGCCTAAAAAGTGACTTGTTCTCCAGACATCCCTCTTCCACGTCAGCCTACTCAAGCAATGCAATATATAATTGGCAGCTGTTTTCAAGTTGGTtaggtatgtttttgtt from Polyodon spathula isolate WHYD16114869_AA chromosome 11, ASM1765450v1, whole genome shotgun sequence encodes the following:
- the LOC121322960 gene encoding tubulin alpha chain-like; its protein translation is MRECISIHVGQAGVQMGNACWELYCLEHGIQPDGQMNGENAVGSTDDSFTTFFSNTGAGKHVPRAIFVDLEPTVIDEVRTGTYRQLFHPEQLITGKEDAANNYARGHYTIGKEIIDSVLDRIRKLADQCTGLQGFLVFHSFGGGTGSGFTSLLMERLSVDFGKKSKLEFAVYPAPQISTAVVEPYNSILTTHTTLEHSDCAFMVDNEAIYDICRRNLDIERPSYTNLNRLISQIVSSITASLRFDGALNVDLTEFQTNLVPYPRIHFPLATYAPVISAEKAYHEQLSVAEITNACFEPANQMVKCDPRHGKYMACCLLYRGDVVPKDVNVAIAAIKTKRSIQFVDWCPTGFKVGINYQPPTVVPGGDLAKVQRAVCMLSNTTAIAEAWARLDHKFDLMYAKRAFVHWYVGEGMEEGEFSEAREDMAALEKDYEEVGIDSFEEEEEGEEY